In the genome of Caenorhabditis elegans chromosome IV, the window CGGTCTCTTGCCCCTTCCAGGGTTCCTCTTAGCCAGGGCTGTCGTGATCCGAAGATCAACTAGCGTCTGGCCGAGTTACCCGCCGTAGGCCTCGCGGCCTTCCCGTCCATCCTCAGCCTCACGGCCATCAAGAAGGGGAACCTGTCCATTCTCTTCGTTCCAACAAAGCTTTCCTTTCCCTCCCACTCTGTAGGTTTCAATACATGTGTGGTTGGTTCCGGTAGTTCTTCAATGAATGTGAACTTTTTAGAGATTGGACAGTGTGGTGGCGCCTTTGCCTGGTGCCGAAGCACCCGTCAATGCCAATTGTCCTCACTATCGCCAAGGCGTAACCCCCTAAGGGGCTCATTTTCTAGTCGGCCCTACCACAGTTGTGCTAACTTGTGCAAGCTTTCGCGTTGTCGAGGTTGGTTCTAAGGAACACGACTCGGCTCCGGCAAGCATACCCGTCCACAACCATGGCGACCCATAAGGTCTAAGAGCTAACTAGGGCGAGGGCACCTTCCAAGTCTACTTGACTGCTTGGGGAGCGTCATCCACAGATGAAGCGTACTAGCATCAAGTCAGCTATCCCAATCAGTAAAACTACCATTCAACTTGAAAAGTAGGAGGACACGTTACTCTCCCAACTGCTTTCGGACCTTAGATAAGCCGTCATCTTGAATGGTCGATTAAGACCTTTCGCGATTCGAGCAAATCCGGCCCTCGGCAGTGAAACGCAGAGAGAGCAACGAGCAGTACCGAAGTACTCTTCCATTCCATCATCAACCGCAAGGGTTTCAAGATTGGCCTATCGCACTGGGTATTTCACCGTGGGGCTAGCCCCCTAAACCCtacttttaaactttcagttgatgaacaagttttcaattatACCGAAAtaacttctgaaaatgctCAGTTTTTCCCGAAGATTGACGAAATTTGCGCAATCATAACAATCAACGAGAAGACTGATCTATCAGAAACTCAGTtggcaaaacttttcaaaaaattgaagagacTAAATGGGGGCATCCGCGTtgaaaacacaaatttcaCAAGTCTATCGTTTTTTCCTCAACTCAATCGGCCGGAGACCTCTATCAATTTTTACTGCTATACATGTGAGTTGtattacaaatttcaaaaaaatcactagAAACTTTACGTTTTCAGATGGAATATTTATAACAAACAATTCCCAGCTAACAGATTTGAGCATTACactcgatttatttttttggggtGATCGGCTCACTCAAGAATGCAAATTTCAGTTTGTGAATAATCCGAAACTAGATCTTGGTGGAATATGTACGGAAGGACCGTTGGATTACATGTATCAACTGAAAACAGAAGGGAATCTGAAGAACTGTGGTATGTTAGAGTAGTGATCATGTCAAATGCACTCGCCAGTTGTCGGGcgcctgaaaaattgtcagaacTGTGTTTCAGCTTGTGATGGTAGTAAGATAACAAACTataatgcaaaatttcaaaaatggcaatttttatATGAGTTGAAGCTTGTAAATATTTCCTATTCATCGTTGAATTTATCTATACTCTCCAGCATAAGAAATGTAAGAGGCGATGTGGAAATTGCAGCCACAGACTTTGAGAATTTATCGTTTCTGACCGGGTTGGAGACTATCACCTCAAAACATTCTTATTTGAGTAAGATGACTATGTTAAACATTCACGACAATCCGAAAATGAAGCGATTTGGAATGTACTCGTTAAAAGTGGGTTTTTATTCGAGAAGTGCCCAAAAATAATTACACCTCAGAGACTCGAAGACCTATTGGGCAATCCTCGAACtataaacattgaaaacttaCATCCGGACTTTTGTCTAACTTTCGGAGAAGTTATATACTTCCTGGAAAATGATATATCCTTCCAAAATCTCCATGCAGAGTTTTGTGAAGAGGATGATGTTCTACCGATTCACGGACGGATATGCAAGCTGACCACATTTGAAGCTCTTCCGAACAATTGTAGACTGATTCTTGGTGATTTGATTCTTCAAGGTGGCGATGAAAAATATTCcgttaaatttacaaaattaagatttttattCGGAGCTTTGGTAATCAACGGAAccagtttggaaaatcttgattttttgaataatctaCAATATATTACCTCACTGGTTGATGAACGAgtgattcaaattttatcaaacGATTATTTGAAGTCTGCATATTTCCCAAATCTGAGAGTTAGTTCTAGTAAACcaagtttttctttcaactaTGTCTATTGACTATTTCAGAATATAATTTCTCGAAGAAGCTACCGCGAAGTGATAGTTCACAAAAATCCACTGCTATCTCTTCCTTACTACTATCCATTTAAAATGTATTATACTACAAATGCTGCGTTCATTGGAGATTACTATGGTGAATTTccaatatacttttttttgagatgtgAATTATGGGaaaacatacttttttcttcagaaaactAGAGATTCTACTCAAACTTCAATTGTTCTAATGTAATATACGACTCTAGATACATTGTCATTAATTAAAGAATATAAGTTTAAAGTGAATTGtgaaattgtaaataaaaagCTTTATTAgttcttatttatttttccttatcaatcaaaataaaagagaaaataaaaatgtttccataCTAATCAACATTTGAAAACGTTCCATGTAATGCTGGAACCACAATCTCCACAGTGTTCAGAGAGTCTTTCGCCACAACCTGAAATGTTTAAGTCCACTGTAATAGTTTTGAGAGTACTgttctcacaatttttctaaaacatctTTTACACCCAAATAACTTTTTCGCGGTTTCTCGATATTGTGTAGAGACCACCAAACTGATTATAACATGAACAATTGAATTGAGAATAGCTGCATTGATCAGAATTTCGTCGAGGGTTTGCAATGCGCTTCTATAATTAGCTTAACGTAATACTCATTCGATTTTATgcacaaaattcaaacagtTCGACAAACATACTTTAAGTGGGTATCAAAAAACAACTGATGATACCACTATATGTATGGTCCGACAATTACCGGGTTTTGCGCCGTACCGACTATCAGTGAGGGTAGTGTTGTTTTACGCTTGCTACATAGCGCGAAATCCAATagaaaaaacgtgaaaattgtatttttgttttaagagTTTTTTAAGCTCATAAACTAACTTTATAGCATTGTGATCATAATATAATGCTTTGAATAAATAACTAATCCCACTGGGTCCTTCTGCAAACACCGAAAATGCGGTCATTATAGTTACCATATAAATAGTTCGATCATTGTTGGAAGAGCTTTTCGATAGGTTTTTGCGTGATTCACGCGCTGTTCTGAGGCAAGTTACAAGAACAATGCATAGAAATGGGAGACAGACAGCTGGGATAATCtggaatcgaaaattattgttgaaaaatgtatatacgCAGGTTTTCATTTCAAACGCCACACAACCCACCTTTGAAATCccatccgaaaaaaaatacagttgaACTGCAAGCGGCCAAAAGTCATCAAACACCCTaccttttttaattatataaGTGTGCGGTACAATATAATCGGGTATACCGGAACACTGACTAACATCTACAAAACCGTTATCTGTGACTGTGTGTTGGCCAAAGCTTAGAAATGTTATAATGGGACTTATAAGCAGCAATGTCAAGACTGTTTTAAATGCAAATGACGGCCTTGAAAGAAAGTCAAATTTTGCGTTCATCGAGTTCCGAATAATGAGCCATCGAAATAAGGCCATACAAAACGCAAGCCACGTTGACAGGCGGCGAAGGGCTTCTCTAAGTGCGCTCATAATAAGTTCAACTACAACATGCAAATATCCATGGTACTGGTACCTTAAAGTGAACATTGGAAAGTCGGATCACTACTTGCAAAACAGGGATGtgagaaaaaactcaaaattcgcCGAGCTTGgtaaatttgtcaaatttgaatttttgaacaaaatcaatagtttcgGTTAAGTTTTTATTAACCCAATTTGTggtgtgtgcggcaaatttcaaaaattgccgagctcgacaaacggcaaattttccAACGTTGTCGTTAATCACtctttgttaaaaattttcaattgccgCGAAATCACagtatctcaaaaaaaattgtagagatATACATAGATTATGGtatagttgaaaattcaaacgcTCAAAGTTTATAGATCAAATtctccaaacaaaaaaaacgtacttGTGAAACTTGAAACATTCTTGTTCAGTGCATACTTGAAAGCATTCATACCAGTTATAATTAGAAACaatattatccaaaaaaacataaacaaCATGGAACATAGTATACAAATCACTCAATGTAATGCCTATCATGATCACATAAACACTGTTAACTCTTAATGACTTGCGGGTGATTATGATAAGATGTACTAGATTAATTAGAAGCCCGCTGCAAGAGAATACGCACTGATATTTGGATGAGAAGTTATTTATTTTAgttagaaaatctgaaaatgacttCAATTCTGCATTATCTGGATGCGAATCGTAGTCGTAATATATCGCGTTGTAGGTGAAGTCCATGAAAATACGCCTGTTGgggaaaataaaacaaaactcaGTTTGATAAATGATAGGTGTTGTCCCCAacaattatagaaaattacaTGATGGCATAATGGTATTAATAGATCAagcttatatttttcagaacctttgaaaataaaaaaaaataattggaaggTGTGTTGATGTTGGTGATGTGGTTGTTGGTGATGAAGATGTGTTTATCAGGCAAAGGGCCGAGTGCCTGTTGACAAACATTCTACTTTCAGAATAATAAAAAGGTATTTAAAGTGGATTAGAATCGTTTGGGGGtgttaatttaaataatagaATACGGATCGCGACCAAACATAACTGTTCAacgatttggaaaaaaaacaacgtttcAGAGAAGTTTTTACTGTGAGCAATTAGAAGTTTAATTAGTTTCTCCTCCTTAAAATAACATATTGAAACAGtcgattaaaaacaatttcgagTTAATTGTCACTTTGCAATAACCTCCCACATTTAGAACTACGCCATGGCGGGTGTGCAATTTAATAATTGTCTGTTTTACACtgtttttttgaacaactgaaaaatttcgcccactattaaaaaactttttgtgaaattgtcaaataacaaaaattcatgttatcatgtttcaaacaattaagaaaaatgtacCAACCAATCTGTGCaagttttatagttttaatttgataaGCTAACTTTAGACACATTCAACACCTCCCATGttgtcaattttctgatttctcgTGTTTCAtactacttttttaaaaaatacaagaaaactGTTATTCGTTGAAGCTCTGACTGTCAACGCAACTATACTTacacaaatttcgaaataactAATCATTCATAATTCAATGTTCAAACAATTAAGAATATTGTTctcatgaatttttttttgtattctttcCAATTCCGATCTCAAAACCGCTGAAGCGAAATTAAAGGGTGAGTGTCTCACTATTGTTATAAATTTGGTAATACTCTCAAACATATTAATGAAGAATGTgcttaaattattcaaatatttgttcaaTAGTACATTATTGCAATATGTTAACCTAAAATTCTAGAATCTAGACCACATTGTGCTGCCTCAGTacgtaaaaatcaaaaagtttgtggcacagaaaattcaaaagatgCCAATATCAATTCCTCTTGCAAATATgttcaaatttaacaaaaaggAACAACTTTTATATAATTGAGAAATACAACTCGTCCTCCCGTTCTCACTCGTCCTCCCGTTCTCCCCAGCGGTCGGCCGCATATTGTTCTTGCTCTCGTATCGATTTTTGCC includes:
- the srw-61 gene encoding G-protein coupled receptors family 1 profile domain-containing protein (Partially confirmed by transcript evidence), whose amino-acid sequence is MDFTYNAIYYDYDSHPDNAELKSFSDFLTKINNFSSKYQCVFSCSGLLINLVHLIIITRKSLRVNSVYVIMIGITLSDLYTMFHVVYVFLDNIVSNYNWYECFQVCTEQECFKFHKYQYHGYLHVVVELIMSALREALRRLSTWLAFCMALFRWLIIRNSMNAKFDFLSRPSFAFKTVLTLLLISPIITFLSFGQHTVTDNGFVDVSQCSGIPDYIVPHTYIIKKGRVFDDFWPLAVQLYFFSDGISKIIPAVCLPFLCIVLVTCLRTARESRKNLSKSSSNNDRTIYMVTIMTAFSVFAEGPSGISYLFKALYYDHNAIKSALQTLDEILINAAILNSIVHVIISLVVSTQYRETAKKLFGCKRCFRKIVVAKDSLNTVEIVVPALHGTFSNVD
- the irld-39 gene encoding Receptor L-domain domain-containing protein (Partially confirmed by transcript evidence) encodes the protein MPRVILLMVLVFSIAKTDFYSDLALIKTITGCIDEQVFNYTEITSENAQFFPKIDEICAIITINEKTDLSETQLAKLFKKLKRLNGGIRVENTNFTSLSFFPQLNRPETSINFYCYTYGIFITNNSQLTDLSITLDLFFWGDRLTQECKFQFVNNPKLDLGGICTEGPLDYMYQLKTEGNLKNCACDGSKITNYNAKFQKWQFLYELKLVNISYSSLNLSILSSIRNVRGDVEIAATDFENLSFLTGLETITSKHSYLSKMTMLNIHDNPKMKRFGMYSLKRLEDLLGNPRTINIENLHPDFCLTFGEVIYFLENDISFQNLHAEFCEEDDVLPIHGRICKLTTFEALPNNCRLILGDLILQGGDEKYSVKFTKLRFLFGALVINGTSLENLDFLNNLQYITSLVDERVIQILSNDYLKSAYFPNLRNIISRRSYREVIVHKNPLLSLPYYYPFKMYYTTNAAFIGDYYGEFPIYFFLRCELWENILFSSEN